In Streptomyces sp. P9-A4, the genomic window ACATCGCCATGACCGACATGCTGCTCACCGGCTTCCCCGTCGCGGGCAACACCGACCGCGTCTTCCCGGCCCTCCGCCCCGACCAGGTCGCCATCGGCCTCCCGGCCTCCACCCAGGCGGGCAACGGCCACACGCCCCCGGCCGAGGTGAACAAGGCCCTGGACTGCCTCACGAAGAAGACCAACTGCGGCACCTACCGGACCCACGGCACCTGGCCGACCCTGCGCGGCCTGATGACCTGGTCGATCAACTGGGACCGCTACAACCAGTGGCAGTTCTCGCAGAACTTCGACACGTACTTCGGGAACGCCGCCGACGGGAGCTGACGGCCCACGCGCCTAGGGCAGCACCTCACTGAACAGCCGGGCCGGAACCCCTTGGGGATCCGACCCGGCCAAGCCCGCGAGCACCGCCGGGAGATCCACCGGCACCGAGCGCACCCGCGCCGCCACCGGCCCGTCGATCACACGCACGGCGACCCGGTCGTGGCGCGTCGAGGCGTCGCCGGGGTAGAGCAGCGCGCAGACGGGAGGTTCCCCTTCGGCCGGCCGGCCGAGCGTGTGCGCGTAGACGAAGGCCTGGTAGAGATCCGCGGGACAGAGCTTCGTCCCTCCGTAGAGCTTGTACTTCATGTCCACCGGCAGCCGGTACGATCCGCCCGCCCGCAGGCCGGAGATCAGCACGTCCGGCCGCACCGCGCCGTAACTCAGTCCGGTGCGCTCGTCGTGCAGCACCCTCCGCTCGTCGACCTGCTTGTCCACCCGCAGCCCCGTCCCTGCCGCGCCCTGCTCCAGAAGGCGGGTGACGAAGGCCTCGAACAGCCTGTTCATGTCAACCAGGAAGGCCCGCGAAGCGAGCGGCCCGGACGTGAACAGGCCGTCCAGGCCGCCACCGGTCAGCAGCAGACCGGACCACAGGTGCGCGGGCCGGTAGTGCTCGTTGTGCCGGTGGTAGGTCAGGCCCGCCATCACGGCCCGGACGTCCCCCGGCGGCGTCGGGGCGTGCTGCGCGAACAGGCCGGCGGCGCGCCGGGCGCGGGCGCGGACCGGGGGGACGCGCGCGGTCCGCGCGGCCAGGGCCAGAGCGGCGGCGCAGAGCCGGTTGTCGTCGATGTCGGCGTCGTGCTCCTCGAAGCGGCAGGCCAGCCGGTCCAGCCGACCGTGGTGGCGCAACAGCTGGCGGTCGGGCAGGAGCCTGCCGCGTACGACCCGCAGATCGTCTTCCACCGTCAGATAGTCGTGCCGCACTCCGCGCCGCAGCAGCCGCTCACCGTGCTCGACGACCATCAGACAGACCAGGTCGCGCAGGTTCGGCGCACCGGCCAGGAAGTCCTGGCGGATGGGGAGCGGGTCATGGGCCCCGCTCCAGGCGTGGTCGAGCATGCGCAGGACGTCGAGGTCGGTCCCCAGGTACTTGGGGCGCACCCGGATCTCGCAGGACTCCAGCCGGAGCGTGCCCACGTACTGGTACGCGGTCACCTCCAGGCGGTCGCCGGAGAGCTGGCGCACCCGTAGCCGGGAGTCGAAGGCGCCACCGTCCAGCAGGCGCCGGTCCGGTGCCGTGAGGCGGACGCCCTCGAAGACCGCGGTCCCGTACTCGACGAGTTCGATTGGGCGTACGGGTTCGCGTACGAGGTCACTCCGCACCGGCGCCGACCTGAAGCTCCTCGTAGAGCCGGATGACCAGCGTCTCGTCCGTGACATCCCTCAGGGTGTGGGCGACGGGGTCGACCAGGTCCTCGCCCAGGAAGGCGGCGAGGAGGCCGTAGTCGTCGTACGCGTACTCCTGGAGCAGCGGAAGGATCTCGCCCCGGATGATCGCGGCGAACTCGGCGGTGGTGGAGGCGGCCTCGCCCTCCGGCAGGAAGAAGGCGTGGCCTATCTGCTTCTCCCGGTCGAGGTGGGTCCTGATGCGCCGGTTGAGTTCGTCGAGGAAGTTCCCGAGATGCAGCTGGTCCACCCGGTTGTTCCCCAACGGCTTCGAGTCGGGGAGGAGTTCGATGAAGGCGAACCTGCGGCGGACGGCCGAGTCGAGCATCCTGACGGACCGGTCGGCGGTGTTCATCGTGCCGAGGAGACGGACGTTCGGGGGAACCCGGAAGGTCTCGCCGGTCAGCGGGAGCGTGACGGGGAGTCCCCGCTTGTCCTTCTCCAGAATGGTGATCAACTCGCCCAGGATGCGCGGGAGGTTGCCCCGGTTCAGCTCGTCCACGATCACCAGGTACAGCTGCCCGGGGTCGCCGGCCGCCTTCTCGCAGACCCGCTTGAAGACGCCCGCGGTGGGCTCCAGGCTGAGCCCGGCGCCGCCCTTGGCCGGTCGCAGGCCCTCCACGAAGTCCTCGTAGCCGTAACTCGGATGGAAGGTGACCAGGGTCAGCCTGCCCGAGTCCGTCAGTGCCTCGACGGTCGCGGCGAACTCCTTGCTTCCGGGTTCGGCGAGCGGATCGACGTCCGACAGGTCCTCGGACAGCTCGCCGAGGCGTCGCACGGCGTAGCGGAGGGCGTGGAAGGTCTTTCCGGTGCCCGGAGGGCCGAACAGTACGGCCTGGCCGCGCCGCTCCAGGGCGTCGTCGATGCGCTGGAGGCCCGCGTCGAGCGGCGGGATCTCCACCTCGTCGGCGGCCTCGTCGGCGGCTTCTTGCGGTGTCCCGGAGCCCTGGGCGGCGGCCAGTCCCCGAATCTTCCGCCAGAGCGGCGCGGGGACGTCCGTGACCAGGCCCCCGCCCCAGTCGTCCACCGGCTCGTCCAGTCTGCCCGCGTACCTCTCGTCCCAGTCCACCTCGACCGCGTGCCACGGAGGGCGCTCGGTGGCGAGGTGGGGAAGCCACGCGTATCCGTTGCCCACGACCCGGCCCAGGCCGAGCACCTCGTTCTTGCCCTGGGTCGCGATCACGCGGTCTCCGACCCGCAGGTCGAGGAGGGACCAGAGTTCGGCGGCCCGCGCGGTGAGCTTGTTACCGGACAGGCCGGTGTCCGCGTACGCGGCGGTGTAGGCGGAGGTGAACTCGTCCTGATCGGCGTACCCGCGCAGATCGCCGACGCGGTCCATGCCGACGGCGGCGACGCGTTCGGCCGTGAAGTAGAGCCAGTCGCCCAGGGCTTCGGACGCGCCGATCCTGACCGTCCGGGCAGCGGTCCGGCGTGCGGGTGCCCACCAGTCGAGGAAGTGCCGGACGAGCTGCGGCGGCCAGCCCTCGAACCGCGGATCGTCGTCGACGAGGGCCTTGAGCAGTTCCTTGCGCGCGAACGGCTGGAGCTTCGCCGCCGAGCCGGGTGAGAGCCGGTCGAGGTAGTGGCGGGTGTAGCTGTCCGAGTAGACCGGCAGGGTCGCGTCCGGCGCGTAGACGCGCAGGGTCTTCGCCACGACCGTGATCCCGGAACGCACCGAGGGGATGTCGTCGATGTCTCCGACGTGGCCCGCCCGGGCCGCCGTCACGGCGGCGACGAGTCCGGCCCGCACCTGTTCCCACGCCTCGGTGACGTCCCCGTACTTCTTGTCGTGCCACCAGGCGCCGTGGTTCTGCCGGTAGACGAAGTGCTTCTTGGCGGTGCCGCCGGGGATGCTGCCGAGCGCCTTGCTGCCGAATTCGAGCGCATGGCTGTACACCTGGCCGGGGCTGTCCGGCTGCCCCAGGGCGTACCGCTCAAGGGCCAGCGTCGGCCACTCCTCCCAGGGGAAGGCCGCCCGGATCGCCTCGGCCTCACGGTCCGCGGCCTCGACGTCCGCCGCGTGGCGCGCGTGGTCGAAGACGCGAAGCGCGTCGTCGACCGGCCAGTACGGAAGGGCCTCGGCGTGTGTCTCCGCGACCGGTCGCAGAGCGCAGGAGCAGACGCCGGTGAGCGGTCGGCCCCGTTGGTTGCGCAGCCCGATGGAGAGCGCGTAGCCGGCGGCGTCCTCCGCGTCGAGCAGCCGCCGCCACAGCAGCCCGTCGGGGTCGGGGTGCCGGGGAAGGCGGTGGGAGTCCGTCAGATGCGTACAGCCCGCGTCGTGGTGGATCTTGCCGCCGTGGACGGGGAGGACGACCTCGCCGGGCGAGGGGATCAGTTCGTACGCCCGTCCTCCGACCGTGACGGCGTAGCGCCGCTCCTCGTCCCCCATGAGTCCTCCCCGTGGCCGTCGACCGGTGAGCGTCGACCGTACCGCGCGGCCAGGACGGGCCACCGCAGAAGAGGAACGCACAGCGCGAGCGATGCCAGCACGTCCAGCGGCCAGTGGAAGCCCCGCAGGATCAGGCCGGTTGCCGTCACCGCCGTCAGTGCGGCGGCGACGGGGATCAGGCGGTTGGAGACCAGGAAGGCCGCGCCGAAGTAGGCGACCGCCGCCGTGGCCGTGTGGCCCGAGGGGTAGTAGCCGGCCGCCCAGGGCTCCAGCGGGCCGGGGCGGGCCGTCCACTCCTTCAGGGGGATCACCAGGAGGGGGACCGCGGCCATCGCCAGGCCCGCGTGGAGGGCGGCGAGCCGTCGGCCGCGCCACACCGCGTACGCCATCGCGCAGGCGAGGACCGGGAGGGCGACCGTCATGTTGCCGAGGTCGGAGGCCAGTTCGGAGAGGGGCCGGGGGACCGAGTCCACCACGGCCCGGGACACCCGCTCGTCGAGCCTGGCCAAGGGGCCGTGGACGAGCACCTGCCAGGTCACGACGGCGAGGGCGACGAGCGCCGAGAAGAGAGCCGGCCGCCCTGGAACAGGGGGGGTGGTTCCAGGGCGGCCGAGGGGATCGGGCCGCCGCACGCCCCGGGGGGTGTGGGGCGGGCGGCCATCCGATCGGTGAGGAGGCCCGGGGCACGAGGCCCCGGAGGTGTGCGCGACGGCACGGTGTGGGCGGTGCTGGGGTGGCTCCGCCCGGGGTGTTTCTCTCATCTGCGGAAACCGTACGTCAGACAAGGGGGGACCGACAGCGGGAAACGCATCCCGCCATCGGCCCCCCACAGAGTCTTCACACCGTGTGCCGGATCGGTCCTCAGACCGTCGCGAGCGCGGCCTCGATGACGTCCAGACCCTCGTTCAGCAGGTCCTCGCCGATGACCAGCGGCGGCAGGAAGCGCAGCACGTTGCCGTAGGTGCCACAGGTCAGGACGAGCACGCCCTCGTTGTGGCAGTACTTGGCGAGCGCGGCGGCGGCCTCCGGGAACGGCTCCTTGGTCGCCGGGTCCTTCACCAGCTCGATGGCGATCATGGCGCCGCGGCCACGGATGTCACCGATGGCCGGGAACTTCTCCTGCATCGCGGTGAGGCGGGCCTTCATGACCTCCTCGATGCGCTGCGCCTTGCCGTTGAGGTCGAGCTCCTTCATCGTCTCG contains:
- a CDS encoding McrC family protein; protein product: MRSDLVREPVRPIELVEYGTAVFEGVRLTAPDRRLLDGGAFDSRLRVRQLSGDRLEVTAYQYVGTLRLESCEIRVRPKYLGTDLDVLRMLDHAWSGAHDPLPIRQDFLAGAPNLRDLVCLMVVEHGERLLRRGVRHDYLTVEDDLRVVRGRLLPDRQLLRHHGRLDRLACRFEEHDADIDDNRLCAAALALAARTARVPPVRARARRAAGLFAQHAPTPPGDVRAVMAGLTYHRHNEHYRPAHLWSGLLLTGGGLDGLFTSGPLASRAFLVDMNRLFEAFVTRLLEQGAAGTGLRVDKQVDERRVLHDERTGLSYGAVRPDVLISGLRAGGSYRLPVDMKYKLYGGTKLCPADLYQAFVYAHTLGRPAEGEPPVCALLYPGDASTRHDRVAVRVIDGPVAARVRSVPVDLPAVLAGLAGSDPQGVPARLFSEVLP
- a CDS encoding McrB family protein, whose protein sequence is MGDEERRYAVTVGGRAYELIPSPGEVVLPVHGGKIHHDAGCTHLTDSHRLPRHPDPDGLLWRRLLDAEDAAGYALSIGLRNQRGRPLTGVCSCALRPVAETHAEALPYWPVDDALRVFDHARHAADVEAADREAEAIRAAFPWEEWPTLALERYALGQPDSPGQVYSHALEFGSKALGSIPGGTAKKHFVYRQNHGAWWHDKKYGDVTEAWEQVRAGLVAAVTAARAGHVGDIDDIPSVRSGITVVAKTLRVYAPDATLPVYSDSYTRHYLDRLSPGSAAKLQPFARKELLKALVDDDPRFEGWPPQLVRHFLDWWAPARRTAARTVRIGASEALGDWLYFTAERVAAVGMDRVGDLRGYADQDEFTSAYTAAYADTGLSGNKLTARAAELWSLLDLRVGDRVIATQGKNEVLGLGRVVGNGYAWLPHLATERPPWHAVEVDWDERYAGRLDEPVDDWGGGLVTDVPAPLWRKIRGLAAAQGSGTPQEAADEAADEVEIPPLDAGLQRIDDALERRGQAVLFGPPGTGKTFHALRYAVRRLGELSEDLSDVDPLAEPGSKEFAATVEALTDSGRLTLVTFHPSYGYEDFVEGLRPAKGGAGLSLEPTAGVFKRVCEKAAGDPGQLYLVIVDELNRGNLPRILGELITILEKDKRGLPVTLPLTGETFRVPPNVRLLGTMNTADRSVRMLDSAVRRRFAFIELLPDSKPLGNNRVDQLHLGNFLDELNRRIRTHLDREKQIGHAFFLPEGEAASTTAEFAAIIRGEILPLLQEYAYDDYGLLAAFLGEDLVDPVAHTLRDVTDETLVIRLYEELQVGAGAE
- a CDS encoding phosphatase PAP2 family protein yields the protein MRETPRAEPPQHRPHRAVAHTSGASCPGPPHRSDGRPPHTPRGVRRPDPLGRPGTTPPVPGRPALFSALVALAVVTWQVLVHGPLARLDERVSRAVVDSVPRPLSELASDLGNMTVALPVLACAMAYAVWRGRRLAALHAGLAMAAVPLLVIPLKEWTARPGPLEPWAAGYYPSGHTATAAVAYFGAAFLVSNRLIPVAAALTAVTATGLILRGFHWPLDVLASLALCVPLLRWPVLAARYGRRSPVDGHGEDSWGTRSGATPSRSEDGRTN